In a single window of the Littorina saxatilis isolate snail1 linkage group LG5, US_GU_Lsax_2.0, whole genome shotgun sequence genome:
- the LOC138966184 gene encoding growth arrest and DNA damage-inducible protein GADD45 alpha-like, with protein MTFTEMCSACDTHCEKSSSPIGQALEKCISRAMAAQRVTVGVQECAKLLGCAPERVMLCLIPDMNSSPDVGMHIQHTLVRSFCWENDIRLLTVKDTDKLRSLLDSAREDVASPSADEGSKTKEGESQPSNASCVLVEMPKEDLSLDEEFICNYHDTIIYSDIYPKPIIQLPV; from the exons ATGACTTTCACGGAAATGTGCAGCGCCTGCGATACCCACTGCGAAAA GAGCAGTAGCCCAATCGGCCAAGCCTTGGAGAAATGTATATCACGTGCAATGGCCGCGCAGCGTGTCACTGTTGGTGTGCAGGAGTGCGCCAAACTTCTGGGATG cgcCCCAGAGCGAGTGATGCTTTGTCTCATCCCCGATATGAACAGTTCACCTGATGTCGGCATGCATATTCAGCACACGCTCGTCAGGTCCTTCTGCTGGGAGAACGACATCAGACTGCTCACG GTCAAAGACACTGACAAACTGCGCAGCCTGTTAGACTCGGCCCGCGAGGATGTCGCCTCCCCTTCAGCCGACGAGGGTTCGAAAACCAAAGAGGGCGAGAGCCAACCTTCCAATGCGAGCTGTGTTCTCGTTGAAATGCCAAAAGAGGACCTCAGCCTCGATGAAGAGTTTATCTGCAACTATCACGACACTATCATCTACAGCGACATCTACCCCAAACCCATCATCCAGCTACCCGTGtga